In the Flagellimonas sp. MMG031 genome, one interval contains:
- a CDS encoding Gfo/Idh/MocA family oxidoreductase has translation MDTKIRWGIVGPGKIARKFVSDLLLVDDAELTAVASRSLERAQEFANEYGAKHSFGSYDELFESGTVDVVYVATPHNFHKELSIKALQHGIGVLCEKPLGVNRAEVEAQVEASKKHRAFLMEAMWSRFNPSIQKLKQMVDAGEIGDLKYIHADFAFYALDRDEDSRLLNPNLASGTLLDIGIYPIFLSYLLLGMPTEIMAKAKFHKNGTELQTSMIFDYPNAQSILYSGFTSNSKMEAEISGTKGQVHLNPRWHEADGYTFIQNDESSKVDLPLKGIGYYYEILEVHQCLRKNTIESDLWSHQNSLDLAELLDSVRNKCGVSFPFET, from the coding sequence ATGGATACCAAAATACGATGGGGCATTGTAGGCCCAGGAAAAATTGCAAGAAAATTTGTTTCGGACCTTTTGTTGGTCGATGATGCCGAACTTACGGCCGTGGCTTCCCGATCTCTGGAACGGGCTCAAGAATTCGCTAACGAATATGGCGCCAAGCATAGCTTTGGCAGTTATGACGAACTGTTTGAATCCGGTACGGTTGATGTGGTGTACGTGGCCACCCCACATAATTTCCATAAAGAATTATCTATAAAAGCATTGCAACACGGTATTGGGGTACTATGTGAAAAACCGCTCGGTGTGAATAGGGCAGAGGTGGAAGCGCAAGTCGAAGCTTCAAAAAAACATAGGGCTTTTTTGATGGAAGCCATGTGGTCACGTTTTAATCCATCCATTCAGAAATTGAAACAAATGGTGGATGCAGGCGAAATAGGAGACCTTAAGTACATTCATGCCGATTTTGCTTTCTATGCTTTGGATAGGGATGAAGATTCACGATTGCTCAATCCCAATCTTGCTTCAGGGACTTTGTTGGATATTGGAATTTATCCCATTTTCCTATCCTATCTGTTGTTGGGGATGCCCACTGAAATTATGGCAAAGGCCAAGTTTCATAAGAATGGTACCGAACTCCAGACCAGTATGATTTTTGATTATCCAAATGCACAATCCATCCTCTACAGCGGTTTTACCAGCAATTCCAAAATGGAGGCAGAAATTTCGGGCACAAAGGGACAAGTACACTTAAATCCCAGATGGCATGAGGCGGATGGATATACCTTCATTCAAAATGATGAAAGTTCCAAGGTTGACCTTCCTTTAAAAGGCATCGGGTATTACTACGAGATCTTGGAAGTGCACCAATGTTTGCGGAAGAATACCATAGAAAGTGACCTTTGGTCACATCAAAACAGCTTGGATTTGGCTGAGTTGTTGGACAGTGTACGGAATAAATGCGGAGTAAGCTTTCCTTTTGAAACATAA
- a CDS encoding CAL67264 family membrane protein: MGMNKNTVLAYATWIMILVGLGMIALGAFKYDEVAGYGFAAVGIGFFAVAWVFNALKGRV, encoded by the coding sequence ATGGGAATGAATAAGAATACAGTGCTGGCCTACGCAACTTGGATCATGATTTTGGTCGGCTTGGGAATGATTGCACTTGGAGCGTTTAAGTATGATGAAGTGGCAGGATATGGTTTCGCTGCCGTAGGAATAGGTTTTTTTGCCGTAGCATGGGTATTCAATGCCCTTAAAGGCCGAGTTTAG
- the ettA gene encoding energy-dependent translational throttle protein EttA yields the protein MSDDKKVIFSMSGVTKTYKSANTPVLKNIYLSFFYGAKIGILGLNGSGKSTLLKIIAGVDKNYQGDVVFSPGYSVGYLEQEPQLDENKTVLEVVKEGVAETVAILDEYNKINDMFGLPEVYEDPDKMQKLMDKQAALQDQIDASNAWELDTKLEIAMDALRTPESDKKISVLSGGERRRVALCRLLLKEPDVLLLDEPTNHLDAESVHWLEHHLAQYKGTVIAVTHDRYFLDNVAGWILELDRGEGIPWKGNYSSWLDQKAKRLEQESKQASKRQKTLERELEWVRQGAKGRQAKQKARLNNYDKLLSQDQKQMEEKLEIYIPNGPRLGTNVIEAKDVSKAFGDKLLYENLNFKLPQAGIVGIIGPNGAGKTTIFRMIMGEETPDKGEFIVGDTAKLAYVDQSHSNIDPEKTIWENFSDGQELIMMGGKQVNSRAYLSRFNFSGSEQNKKVNMLSGGERNRLHLAMTLKEEGNVLLLDEPTNDLDVNTLRALEEGLENFAGCAVIISHDRWFLDRICTHILAFEGDSQVYFFEGSFSDYEENKKKRLGTDIMPKRIKYKKLIR from the coding sequence ATGTCAGACGATAAGAAAGTCATTTTTTCCATGTCTGGGGTAACCAAGACCTATAAATCGGCCAACACCCCTGTACTCAAAAATATTTACCTAAGTTTTTTCTACGGGGCCAAGATCGGGATTTTGGGTCTCAATGGTTCGGGTAAATCCACCTTGTTGAAAATCATTGCCGGGGTAGATAAGAACTATCAGGGCGATGTGGTCTTCTCTCCTGGGTATTCCGTCGGATACTTGGAACAGGAACCACAATTGGATGAAAACAAGACCGTACTCGAGGTGGTGAAGGAAGGCGTTGCCGAAACCGTTGCCATTTTGGACGAATACAACAAAATCAACGATATGTTCGGTCTGCCAGAGGTGTACGAGGACCCGGACAAGATGCAAAAGTTGATGGACAAGCAGGCGGCCCTGCAAGACCAAATTGATGCCTCCAATGCATGGGAGTTGGATACGAAGTTGGAGATCGCCATGGATGCGCTCCGTACCCCAGAATCAGATAAAAAAATCAGTGTACTCTCTGGTGGTGAGCGTAGAAGGGTGGCCCTTTGCCGTTTGCTGTTGAAAGAACCCGATGTTTTGCTATTGGATGAGCCTACCAACCACTTGGATGCCGAATCGGTACATTGGTTGGAACATCACTTGGCACAATATAAAGGAACGGTAATCGCCGTGACCCACGACCGTTATTTCCTGGATAACGTAGCGGGATGGATTTTGGAACTCGACCGAGGTGAAGGAATCCCATGGAAAGGAAACTACTCGAGTTGGTTGGACCAAAAGGCCAAACGCTTGGAGCAAGAGAGCAAACAGGCAAGCAAGCGTCAAAAAACTTTGGAACGAGAGCTAGAGTGGGTGCGCCAAGGAGCGAAGGGAAGACAGGCCAAACAAAAGGCCCGTTTGAACAATTACGACAAACTCCTTAGCCAAGACCAAAAACAGATGGAGGAGAAGTTGGAGATTTACATTCCTAATGGCCCCCGTTTAGGTACCAATGTTATCGAGGCAAAGGATGTCAGCAAGGCATTTGGCGATAAATTGCTGTACGAAAATCTCAATTTTAAACTACCACAGGCGGGCATTGTGGGTATTATTGGGCCCAATGGAGCGGGAAAGACTACCATTTTTAGAATGATCATGGGTGAAGAAACTCCTGATAAAGGAGAATTTATTGTTGGGGATACCGCTAAGTTGGCCTACGTAGACCAGTCCCATTCCAATATAGATCCTGAAAAAACCATCTGGGAAAACTTCAGCGATGGTCAGGAACTGATTATGATGGGAGGGAAGCAAGTGAATTCAAGAGCCTACCTAAGCCGTTTTAACTTTTCCGGAAGCGAACAGAACAAGAAAGTAAACATGCTTTCGGGAGGGGAACGTAACCGTTTGCATTTGGCGATGACCCTAAAAGAGGAGGGGAACGTATTGCTGTTGGATGAGCCCACCAATGATTTGGATGTAAACACATTACGTGCCTTGGAAGAAGGTTTGGAAAATTTTGCGGGTTGTGCCGTGATCATTTCCCACGACAGATGGTTCTTGGATAGGATTTGTACCCACATTCTTGCTTTTGAAGGCGACTCGCAAGTGTATTTCTTTGAAGGTTCGTTCTCAGATTATGAGGAGAACAAAAAGAAACGCTTGGGAACAGATATTATGCCCAAGCGTATCAAGTACAAAAAATTGATTCGTTAA
- a CDS encoding MBL fold metallo-hydrolase — MKRKFLITATALLLVLNSCKEKTEKKDSSTEMEETVTEMTTTTDPAKITPIEHATAVIEWDGHTIYIDPVGGEAAFEGQPSPNMIFITDIHGDHFNPETLNALNLEGVQIIAPEAVKMQMEENLSSKTTVINNGETKQMAGFTVKAIPMYNLREEAKDFHVKGRGNGYVFTFGDERIYFSGDTEDIPEMRALENIDKAFVCMNLPYTMTVESAADAVLEFKPDQVYPYHFRGRPEVSDVEKFKTLVNQGDSSIEVVQLDWYPNEDY; from the coding sequence ATGAAAAGAAAATTCTTGATTACAGCCACAGCATTGCTCCTTGTTCTGAATTCCTGTAAGGAGAAAACCGAAAAAAAGGACTCCTCCACCGAAATGGAAGAAACGGTCACTGAAATGACGACCACTACGGACCCTGCCAAAATCACGCCTATTGAACATGCCACTGCTGTAATCGAGTGGGACGGACATACCATATATATAGACCCTGTTGGTGGCGAAGCTGCTTTTGAAGGGCAACCATCACCAAATATGATATTTATTACGGATATACACGGTGACCACTTTAATCCCGAAACCCTTAACGCACTAAATCTGGAAGGGGTGCAAATTATTGCTCCCGAAGCTGTGAAAATGCAAATGGAGGAAAACCTCTCATCCAAAACCACTGTTATCAATAATGGTGAAACCAAGCAAATGGCAGGGTTCACAGTAAAGGCCATTCCCATGTACAACCTTCGTGAAGAAGCCAAAGACTTTCACGTGAAAGGCAGAGGAAATGGCTATGTCTTTACGTTCGGTGATGAACGCATCTACTTTTCGGGCGATACGGAAGATATTCCAGAAATGCGCGCATTGGAAAATATCGACAAAGCCTTTGTATGCATGAACCTTCCCTACACCATGACCGTGGAAAGCGCTGCGGATGCCGTGTTGGAGTTCAAGCCGGACCAAGTGTATCCGTATCACTTTAGGGGAAGACCGGAGGTGAGCGATGTGGAAAAATTTAAAACGCTGGTAAACCAGGGTGACTCCTCCATTGAAGTGGTGCAATTGGACTGGTACCCGAACGAAGATTACTAA
- the fumC gene encoding class II fumarate hydratase has product MGFRIEKDTMGEVKVPADKYWGAQTERSRNNFKIGPPASMPLDVVYGFAYLKKAAAFTNHELGVLSQEKRDLIAQVCDEILEGKHDDQFPLVIWQTGSGTQSNMNVNEVIANRAHEIAGKKIGEGEKTIQPNDDVNKSQSSNDTFPTGMHIAAYKKIVDVTIPGVEQLRDTLQKKSEEFKDVVKIGRTHLMDATPLTLGQEFSGYVSQLNHGLKALKNTLPHLSELALGGTAVGTGLNTPKGYDVLVAKYIAEFTGKPFVTAGNKFEALAAHDAIVESHGALKQLAVSLNKIANDIRMMASGPRSGIGEIIIPANEPGSSIMPGKVNPTQCEALTMVCAQVMGNDVAISVGGTQGHYELNVFKPMMAANILQSAQLLGDACVSFDENCAAGIEPNHETIKTLLNNSLMLVTALNTKIGYYKAAEIANTAHKNGTTLREEAVNLGYVTPEEYDEWVKPEDMVGSLK; this is encoded by the coding sequence ATGGGTTTTAGGATTGAAAAAGATACGATGGGCGAGGTAAAAGTACCCGCCGACAAATACTGGGGAGCCCAAACGGAGCGTTCCCGCAACAACTTTAAAATTGGCCCCCCTGCATCCATGCCCTTGGATGTGGTTTATGGTTTTGCCTATCTGAAGAAAGCGGCCGCTTTTACCAACCACGAATTGGGCGTGTTGAGCCAAGAAAAAAGGGATTTGATTGCGCAAGTATGCGACGAAATACTCGAAGGCAAACATGATGACCAGTTCCCATTGGTTATTTGGCAAACTGGTTCGGGTACCCAAAGCAACATGAACGTAAACGAAGTGATTGCCAATCGCGCTCATGAAATTGCGGGTAAGAAAATCGGGGAAGGCGAAAAAACCATCCAGCCCAATGATGATGTGAATAAAAGTCAGTCCTCCAATGATACCTTCCCTACGGGAATGCATATCGCAGCCTACAAAAAAATAGTGGACGTCACCATTCCCGGGGTAGAACAATTAAGAGATACGTTGCAGAAAAAATCCGAGGAATTCAAGGATGTGGTAAAGATTGGAAGGACCCATTTGATGGATGCCACTCCCCTAACCTTGGGACAAGAGTTTTCGGGCTATGTTTCCCAATTGAACCATGGCTTGAAAGCTTTGAAAAATACACTTCCCCATTTGAGCGAATTGGCTTTGGGCGGTACTGCGGTAGGTACGGGCCTAAACACCCCTAAAGGTTATGATGTTCTCGTTGCCAAATATATTGCCGAGTTTACTGGAAAACCATTCGTTACTGCTGGAAACAAATTTGAGGCGTTGGCCGCGCACGATGCCATCGTGGAAAGTCATGGTGCCTTAAAACAACTAGCGGTTTCTTTGAACAAAATTGCGAATGATATCCGTATGATGGCCTCTGGGCCTCGTTCCGGTATCGGGGAAATCATTATTCCTGCCAACGAACCCGGAAGTTCCATTATGCCCGGAAAGGTGAACCCTACCCAATGTGAGGCATTGACAATGGTCTGTGCACAGGTGATGGGGAACGATGTGGCCATTTCCGTTGGTGGTACGCAAGGACATTACGAACTGAATGTTTTTAAACCGATGATGGCTGCCAATATTTTGCAATCTGCCCAATTATTGGGCGATGCCTGCGTAAGTTTTGATGAAAACTGTGCCGCCGGTATTGAACCCAACCACGAGACCATTAAAACCTTATTGAACAACTCTTTGATGTTGGTAACTGCCCTTAACACCAAAATCGGGTACTATAAAGCGGCCGAAATTGCCAACACCGCCCATAAAAATGGCACTACCTTAAGGGAAGAGGCCGTTAACCTTGGATATGTGACCCCAGAGGAATATGATGAATGGGTGAAGCCCGAAGATATGGTAGGCAGTCTTAAATAG